Proteins found in one Toxotes jaculatrix isolate fToxJac2 chromosome 18, fToxJac2.pri, whole genome shotgun sequence genomic segment:
- the LOC121198000 gene encoding BUB3-interacting and GLEBS motif-containing protein ZNF207-like isoform X2 produces the protein MGRKKKKQMKPWCWYCNRDFDDEKILIQHQKAKHFKCHICHKKLYTGPGLAIHCMQVHKETIDGVPNAIPGRTDIELEIYGMEGIPEKDMEERRRVLEQKNQETQKKKQNQDDSDEYDEDDEPGPSFQQPAAAQQQAGYAPPITQPGLPPGSGAPGIPPGSYSGIPPMMPGVPPMMPGMPPVIPGMPPGMIPMGGMMPPGPGMPPMIPGMPPGMPPPVGHRPGITHMAQAPPAANMLTRPVVSTATAPPSAQPDVTKPLFPSAGQSQQTVSGSPHPSPSTSSDLSKPTFPAYTQATAAVASPNAGSSTVSKPPSTVTSKPATLTTSSATSKLIHPDEDISLEELRAQLPRYQRSIPCQGQSTAAAPSVGPIGGMMAPQQPGMRHPIQGQYCGPPQGMPGYIPGGMPPYGQAPPVVPPGYQGAPPRPPMGMRPPVMSPGGRY, from the exons aagaaaaagcaaatgaaacCTTGGTGCTG GTACTGTAACAGAGATTTTGATGATGAAAAGATTCTCATTCAGCACCAGAAGGCCAAACATTTCAAGTGCCACATCTGTCATAAAAAGCTGTACACTGGCCCTGGCCTCGCAATCCACTGTATGCAG GTACATAAAGAGACAATCGATGGAGTTCCTAATGCAATACCTGGAAGGACAGATATTGAACTGGAAATATATGGCATGGAGGGTATTCCTGAGAAAGACatggaagagagaagaagagtgcTAGAACAAAAGAACCAAG AGACtcagaagaaaaagcagaatcAGGATGACTCTGATGAGTATGATGAGGATGACGAGCCTGGTCCCTCCTTCCAGCAGCCTGCTGCGGCTCAGCAACAGGCAGGCTACGCTCCCCCGATCACTCAGCCTGGCTTACCTCCTGGATCTGGTGCTCCAGGGATACCACCAGGCAGCTACTCAG GAATTCCTCCGATGATGCCAGGTGTGCCACCAATGATGCCAGGAATGCCTCCTGTAATTCCAGGAATGCCTCCAGG AATGATACCAATGGGTGGGATGATGCCTCCAGGTCCGGGGATGCCTCCAATGATTCCAGGCATGCCACCAG GCATGCCCCCTCCTGTGGGCCACCGTCCAGGCATCACACACATGGCTCAGGCCCCCCCTGCTGCAAACATGCTGACCAGACCTGTTGTTTCCACTGCCACTGCCCCCCCCTCAGCCCAACCTGATGTCACCAAACCTCTGTTCCCCAGTGCTGGACAG agTCAGCAGACAGTGTCAGGGTCCCCCCACCCTTCCCCTTCTACCTCTTCTGACCTCTCAAAGCCCACATTCCCAGCCTACACTCAGGCCACTGCAGCTGTGGCCAGCCCCAATGCTGGCAGCAGTACGGTTTCCAAACCTCCGTCTACTGTGACCAGTAAGCCCGCCACCCTCACCACCTCCAGTGCAACCAGTAAGTTGATCCACCCTGATGAGGATATCTCACTG GAAGAGTTGCGGGCTCAGTTACCCAGGTACCAGCGCAGTATTCCCTGCCAAGGCCAATCCACCGCTGCTGCTCCGTCAGTGGGTCCCATAGGTGGCATGATGGCTCCTCAGCAGCCCGGCATGCGGCATCCCATACAAG GCCAGTATTGTGGTCCACCACAGGGGATGCCCGGCTACATACCAGGAGGGATGCCTCCTTATGGACAGGCCCCTCCTGTAGTTCCCCCAGGGTACCAGGGAGCCCCTCCACGGCCGCCAATGGGTATGAGACCCCCCGTCATGTCTCCTGGAGGCCGCTACTGA
- the LOC121198000 gene encoding BUB3-interacting and GLEBS motif-containing protein ZNF207-like isoform X1, whose amino-acid sequence MGRKKKKQMKPWCWYCNRDFDDEKILIQHQKAKHFKCHICHKKLYTGPGLAIHCMQVHKETIDGVPNAIPGRTDIELEIYGMEGIPEKDMEERRRVLEQKNQETQKKKQNQDDSDEYDEDDEPGPSFQQPAAAQQQAGYAPPITQPGLPPGSGAPGIPPGSYSGIPPMMPGVPPMMPGMPPVIPGMPPGMIPMGGMMPPGPGMPPMIPGMPPGMPPPVGHRPGITHMAQAPPAANMLTRPVVSTATAPPSAQPDVTKPLFPSAGQMGSRVASTSAGLSGSDSESASPKALFPITSQSQQTVSGSPHPSPSTSSDLSKPTFPAYTQATAAVASPNAGSSTVSKPPSTVTSKPATLTTSSATSKLIHPDEDISLEELRAQLPRYQRSIPCQGQSTAAAPSVGPIGGMMAPQQPGMRHPIQGQYCGPPQGMPGYIPGGMPPYGQAPPVVPPGYQGAPPRPPMGMRPPVMSPGGRY is encoded by the exons aagaaaaagcaaatgaaacCTTGGTGCTG GTACTGTAACAGAGATTTTGATGATGAAAAGATTCTCATTCAGCACCAGAAGGCCAAACATTTCAAGTGCCACATCTGTCATAAAAAGCTGTACACTGGCCCTGGCCTCGCAATCCACTGTATGCAG GTACATAAAGAGACAATCGATGGAGTTCCTAATGCAATACCTGGAAGGACAGATATTGAACTGGAAATATATGGCATGGAGGGTATTCCTGAGAAAGACatggaagagagaagaagagtgcTAGAACAAAAGAACCAAG AGACtcagaagaaaaagcagaatcAGGATGACTCTGATGAGTATGATGAGGATGACGAGCCTGGTCCCTCCTTCCAGCAGCCTGCTGCGGCTCAGCAACAGGCAGGCTACGCTCCCCCGATCACTCAGCCTGGCTTACCTCCTGGATCTGGTGCTCCAGGGATACCACCAGGCAGCTACTCAG GAATTCCTCCGATGATGCCAGGTGTGCCACCAATGATGCCAGGAATGCCTCCTGTAATTCCAGGAATGCCTCCAGG AATGATACCAATGGGTGGGATGATGCCTCCAGGTCCGGGGATGCCTCCAATGATTCCAGGCATGCCACCAG GCATGCCCCCTCCTGTGGGCCACCGTCCAGGCATCACACACATGGCTCAGGCCCCCCCTGCTGCAAACATGCTGACCAGACCTGTTGTTTCCACTGCCACTGCCCCCCCCTCAGCCCAACCTGATGTCACCAAACCTCTGTTCCCCAGTGCTGGACAG ATGGGAAGTCGAGTTGCAAGTACAAGTGCAGGGTTGTCAGGTTCAGACTCAGAGTCCGCCTCCCCCAAAGCTCTGTTCCCTATCACATCACAA agTCAGCAGACAGTGTCAGGGTCCCCCCACCCTTCCCCTTCTACCTCTTCTGACCTCTCAAAGCCCACATTCCCAGCCTACACTCAGGCCACTGCAGCTGTGGCCAGCCCCAATGCTGGCAGCAGTACGGTTTCCAAACCTCCGTCTACTGTGACCAGTAAGCCCGCCACCCTCACCACCTCCAGTGCAACCAGTAAGTTGATCCACCCTGATGAGGATATCTCACTG GAAGAGTTGCGGGCTCAGTTACCCAGGTACCAGCGCAGTATTCCCTGCCAAGGCCAATCCACCGCTGCTGCTCCGTCAGTGGGTCCCATAGGTGGCATGATGGCTCCTCAGCAGCCCGGCATGCGGCATCCCATACAAG GCCAGTATTGTGGTCCACCACAGGGGATGCCCGGCTACATACCAGGAGGGATGCCTCCTTATGGACAGGCCCCTCCTGTAGTTCCCCCAGGGTACCAGGGAGCCCCTCCACGGCCGCCAATGGGTATGAGACCCCCCGTCATGTCTCCTGGAGGCCGCTACTGA